A single Orcinus orca chromosome 2, mOrcOrc1.1, whole genome shotgun sequence DNA region contains:
- the FLRT2 gene encoding leucine-rich repeat transmembrane protein FLRT2, translating to MGLQTTQGPSQGAFFLKSWLLISLGLYSQVSKLLACPSVCRCDRNFVYCNERSLTSVPLGIPEGVTVLYLHNNQINNAGFPAELHNVQSVHTVYLYGNQLDEFPMNLPKNVRVLHLQENNIQTISRAALAQLLKLEELHLDDNSISTVGVEDGAFREAISLKLLFLSKNHLSSVPVGLPMDLQELRVDENRIAVISDMAFQNLTSLERLIVDGNLLTNKGIAEGTFSHLAKLKEFSIVRNSLSHPPSDLPGTHLMRLYLQDNQINHIPLTAFSNLRKLERLDISNNQLRVLTQGVFDNLSNLKQLTARNNPWFCDCSIKWVTEWLKHIPSSLNVRGFMCQGPEQVRGMAVRELNMNLLSCPTTTPGLPLFTPAPSSASPTTQPPTLSVPTPSRSYAPLTPMASKLPTIPDWDGRERVTPPLSERIQLSIHFVNDTSIQVSWLSLFTVMAYKLTWVKMGHSLVGGIVQERIVSGEKQHLSLVNLEPRSTYRICLVPLDAFNYRAVEDTICSEATTHASYVNNGSNTASSHEQTTSHSMGSPFLLAGLIGGAVIFVLVVLLGVFCWHMHKKGRYTSQKWKYNRGRRKDDYCEAGTKKDNSILEMTETSFQIVSLNNDQLLKGDFRLQPIYTPNGGINYTDCHIPNNMRYCNSSVPDLEHCHT from the coding sequence ATGGGCCTACAGACTACACAGGGGCCCAGCCAGGGGGCTTTTTTCCTGAAATCTTGGCTTCTCATTTCCCTGGGGCTCTACTCACAAGTGTCAAAACTCCTGGCGTGCCCTAGCGTGTGTCGCTGCGACAGGAACTTTGTCTACTGTAACGAGCGAAGCTTGACCTCAGTGCCTCTTGGGATCCCGGAGGGCGTCACTGTACTCTACCTCCACAACAACCAAATTAATAATGCTGGGTTTCCTGCAGAGCTGCACAACGTACAGTCTGTGCACACCGTGTACCTTTATGGGAACCAACTGGATGAATTCCCCATGAACCTTCCCAAGAACGTCCGAGTTCTCCATCTGCAGGAAAACAATATTCAGACCATTTCACGGGCCGCCCTGGCCCAGCTCTTGAAGCTTGAAGAGCTCCACCTGGATGACAACTCAATATCCACGGTGGGGGTGGAAGATGGGGCCTTCCGGGAGGCCATTAGCCTCAAATTGTTGTTTCTATCCAAGAATCACCTGAGCAGCGTGCCTGTGGGGCTTCCCATGGACCTGCAAGAGCTGAGAGTGGATGAGAATCGAATTGCCGTCATATCAGACATGGCCTTTCAGAACCTCACCAGCTTGGAGCGTCTGATCGTGGATGGAAACCTCCTGACCAACAAGGGCATTGCCGAGGGCACCTTCAGCCACCTCGCCAAGCTCAAGGAATTTTCCATTGTCCGGAATTCGCTCTCCCATCCCCCTTCTGACCTCCCAGGTACGCACCTGATGAGGCTCTATCTGCAGGACAACCAGATCAACCACATCCCTTTGACAGCCTTCTCGAATCTCCGGAAGCTGGAACGGCTGGATATATCCAACAACCAGCTGCGCGTGTTGACTCAAGGGGTCTTCGATAACCTCTCCAACCTGAAGCAGCTCACTGCTCGGAATAATCCTTGGTTCTGTGACTGCAGTATTAAATGGGTCACAGAATGGCTCAAACACATACCCTCATCTCTGAATGTGCGAGGTTTCATGTGCCAAGGTCCTGAACAAGTCCGGGGGATGGCAGTCCGGGAGTTGAATATGAATCTGTTGTCCTGTCCCACCACGACCCCCGGCCTGCCTCTCTTCACTCCAGCTCCAAGTTCAGCTTCGCCCACGACTCAGCCTCCCACACTCTCTGTCCCGACCCCTAGCAGAAGCTATGCGCCTCTAACTCCCATGGCATCGAAACTCCCCACGATTCCCGACTGGGATGGCAGAGAAAGAGTGACCCCGCCTCTTTCTGAACGGATCCAGCTCTCTATCCATTTTGTGAATGACACTTCCATTCAAGTCAGCTGGCTCTCTCTCTTTACTGTGATGGCGTACAAACTCACGTGGGTGAAAATGGGCCACAGTTTGGTGGGGGGCATCGTTCAGGAACGCATTGTCAGTGGTGAGAAGCAGCATCTGAGCCTGGTCAATTTAGAGCCCAGATCCACTTATCGGATTTGTTTAGTGCCACTGGATGCATTTAACTACCGAGCTGTAGAAGACACCATTTGTTCTGAGGCCACCACCCATGCCTCCTATGTGAACAACGGCAGCAACACGGCTTCCAGCCATGAGCAGACGACTTCCCACAGCATGGGCTCCCCTTTTCTGCTGGCGGGGCTGATCGGGGGTGCGGTGATATTTGTGCTTGTGGTCCTGCTCGGTGTCTTTTGCTGGCATATGCACAAAAAGGGGCGCTACACCTCCCAGAAGTGGAAATACAACCGAGGCCGGCGGAAAGATGACTATTGCGAGGCAGGCACCAAAAAGGACAATTCCATCCTGGAGATGACAGAAACCAGCTTTCAGATCGTCTCCTTAAATAACGATCAGCTCCTTAAAGGAGATTTCAGACTGCAGCCCATTTACACCCCAAATGGGGGCATTAATTACACAGACTGCCATATCCCCAACAACATGCGATACTGCAACAGCAGTGTGCCAGACTTGGAGCACTGCCATACGTGA